The window TAAAATCGTAAACCTACTCTATACGTCGATTCTATAAGAAGTAAATTAAAACGTTGAAGGCTTCGAAAGGTTCGTTCTTGcatttgttttatgtttttcatcGGCTTTCTTCCCTCGTAAATGAGAATTTTTCTCTAAGAATATTTGATTAGTGGTTAGAGGCTCGAGTTAGAAGTCGTAATGGAAGATTTCTCTTCTTAAATATAACTAGGTTGTTCATTCATTTAACCCGACTAACTCGGACTACCCAACCTACACTACAATGGTCgagttgtgtttttttttttttttttttttttttttttttttNTTGGTTTAGTTTGCACGTTGACATCGGATTGagtcaacccaaccaacccgaaaatagagttTCAACCCAACCCTAAACCTTACTTTTAAGAAGagtaagaatatttaactaaCTGATGTTAATGATAGGTTgtgacttgtaaatgtttgatatttacactttataagattttagttattaatgtaacatgtatCGGGAtaagtaagatttttttaaataattaaaaataatagcaACCGAACAACCTAACCGAAagatagagggttgggttgagttgggttatgaaCTTTATTCGGGGTGCTCgagtcaccaacccaacccaatatTTCAAGTTGGTCCAAAACATTTCCACAACCTACCGAACTTGTATACACTCCTAAATATAACACGTGAAGATTATTTAACGTCATTTCaatgtgaaaataaaaattcgaTGTTTGCTTTAGAAAGGGTAATAGTTGTCATTTTTTGACATTCATTTTTTACTTTAGAAAATTTCATGTTTGACTTTAACCTTTAACCTTTAACCTCCTATATTTGACATTCATTTCATAAGATCCAAATTGATTTAAAacatatgaaaaatgtttatatttgGTCTTTTCTGCTAAGTAATCAAATGAAATGGGACTCTACTAGATTCCACGTACTacattatgatatgaaataatctcgatttttttttaattgaaattagacccttcaaaaattttatattgtatTTCGTTATGTGTTCTATGAACCTAAAAACGACGGACTAAGATGAGCTTAGAAGCATCAAGTGAGTCTGAAACTGTAAACAGTATGTGAATCGTGAATATCAATGAGGAGCTAGATTGTATGAAATTGTTTGAGGCATGAATAACACGTACAATACGTACTCTGTAACTCTACCTACGTGTTTCTGTTGATTATGATTGTCAGTGAGACACCATGATCTATCATATATGATAAGTATGGATAAAATGCTATGAATATATTCGTATCTAATAATATGATACGTGTAAGATCcaacatcagttgaagagaaaaacgaaacactttaaaagggagtggaaacctccctagcgtacgttttaaaaaaccttgaaaacaagtccaaaaagaaaagcccaaagatgagaTGACAATATccattagcggtgggcttagaccaTTACAATTAATATTAGAGTCAAAACACCAGACAATGTGATAGCTTATGAAAAGGGATGAACACGAGACAGTATGCCTTGAAGAGAGATGGACACGAGACCATTACATCGGCTAAGCCTTAAAGAGGGGTGGATACGCGATAGTATGCCAATAAGGACACTAAGAATCAAAGAGGGATGAATTgaaagatcccacatcaatggAAGGAAGGAACGAGTGGCCAGCTAGTAACGCTGAACCCAaaagaggagtggattgtgaaatcccacattaatgagagaagagaacgaaacattctttacaaaaGTACAAAAACTTATCTTTCACAGACacattttagaaattttgaatgaaagcttaaagaagacaatatcggctaacaGTGAACTTGAGTTATTACAATAGGTAAAGAACGGTCGATAACGATCAAAGGACTCCCTGATTATCAtacaaagaacacaaaaatacATACTATGACTGTTCTAATTCTGGGAAAGTGTAGTATATACTACATTACTTACAGATGATTCTATCATTCATAAGCTATCAAAATACTTCTAATATGAACGTGGGATTATACATACAGATTCTATCAGTCATAAGCTATCAAAATACTTCTAATGAGCGTAGGATTAGTATCAACAAGGGGCCTGGCTGGGTTGGCTTGGCTTCTTTTCTAGTAGGGACATACTAACAGTCGTCATCCATCATGAAATTCAGCTCAGTTGGGGGGGTAACCCTCTTCCTTATAAGCATTTCAACAGTTGGACAAACCCTTTTTCTCCCACCCCTTGGCTTCGAGCGGAATCGCTCGTCAGCTACTTCAAAATCCCCCTGATTCCAGAGCAAAACGCTCCGTTAATCATCTATCTAAAGGTCAAAAGTATACGAATACGCGACGATGGCTAAATGCTAACTTACATCAGTGTAGACATGTTGGCCACTTTTCTCGTGATTGTCTCTAACATGCTTGTACCCAAATCTCATGCCACAACCAGGGAAACAACAAGCAAAAGGTTTTCGTCCCAGATGCACGACCTTTACGTGTTGACGGAGATTTGAACTCTGGGAGATCAATAACGAGGGAGCATATCAAAGATCGTTCCAGTctaaagaagaacaaagcacGGAGATGTTTGCAGAGTTTGAGCTACTTACTGTTGAAAAGACATTACTGCAGCCCTCGTACGTGCATCGAATTGTCGTTTGTGGACCGTCACTTTCATGCTTTTGTCGGAGATGTTGCTTGATGttctttctcaatttcttttcacCACAAATCTCACATTCAATGTATTGGTGGCAGGACTGCATATGAGCCTTAAGGCATTGCTTGTTCGTAAATGTTTTCATGCAACCCAGTTCAGAACAGCATGCCTCTATCGAGTCTAGCTTAGCTACGGTACagtaaatattgaaattaagaCATGATACGTCGAGTCAAACAGTCAAGATTAAATTCTTATAGAAAAGATCGGGACCAACCGTGCGAATCTTCATGTTTTTGCAGTTGAGAGGCATATCTGAATTCCTTTCCACATCCATCTTCCGGGCAAACAAAACGCTTCTGACATTCAACTTCAGGAGTATCACCTTCATGGAAAACTTTCAAGTGTCGATTCAAACAGGATAGATATGCAAATTCACGGCTACAATTTTCCATAGGACACTTGAATATCATTCCTTGATGCTGGAGAAGGTGTCGAGTTAAATGATCCTTTCTTCTATAACTCACTTCACAACCATCTACGGTACAAATATATGGCCTCTGCATTACATAATACAATAAGATCAGTCAACTTTAcgttaaataactaaaaagtaACTTCCCAACATTCTTAATTACTCGACTTCAAACCTCGAACTATAGTAGCGTGAGTGAGGCCCCTTGATGGAGCTTCTCAGGAGGTCTCCCAACCTGATACTGATCCAATCAAGCTAGGAAAATGCAGCCTCATACATTTTGGAGTTCTTTATGTGGGATCCAATGCTTCACGCTGAGGTATCCAGAATCTTTCATATtatgttaatatatttaagGATTTTCCTGCAAAACCAATGTTCTTCAATTCAAGAGAAAAGATAATGAATTGACAGGAAGGAATTCAGTAAGAACCTGTgaataattcataataaatgaaaaccaGGCGAAGAACATGTAATTAGGATGgcttaaataaaaaaccaaacacGGGCACTTGATTTAAGCAAACGAAATTGATATTGAACTTCTCAACATACCTCGAGCGAATGGCTTTGCATATGTTGCTTCAAGTAAGCAGGCTTTTTGAAAGCAGCGCCACATTCGTGGCAAATATTGGATTTTCTGTCTTTCGCCATATCATCTCCATCATCCTTATATTTCCCGCTCTCCATCTggaaaagaaacaagattGATAAATAATGCATTCAAATTAAGGGTTAGCCTCTTCTAACATTCAAACGTATACTAAATGATTCCTTTCAATGAAACGAAGAAAATCTGTGAgctcccacgtcagttggagaggagaacgaagcattctaagggtgtgaaaacctcttcctagcagacgcgttttgaaaccttgaggggaagcccataagagaaagtccaaagaggacaatatctgctagtcgtaggcttgggttgttacaaatggtatcaaagccaaacaatgtgtcagcgaggaggctgagccccaaaggggatggaCACCAGACAAGTGTtacaacgaggacgttggggcCTCAAAGGGGTGAATTGGGGGGTCCcgcatcgattggagaggagaacgagtattagcaagaacgctgggcccgaAGGGGTTGAGATCCtgtatcggttggagagggaaacgaaacatctttataagggtgtgtaaacctgtaaaggaaagcccaaatataACAATATTTGGTAGGGTCGGCTTGAGCTGTAACAAAATCTTCGTTCCAAACGATCCTAGTGCTTCAGGATAAAACCCTCATCTGTCTAATAACTCCCCTAGTCCGAAACACAACATGAACAACAACTCCTACCATGATTTTACTCGTTGCTAACTGTGAATTGACACTCAGATCACGATCTATTCTAATCAGTACAATCAGTCAATAGCGATGTAAACGAAATTCCTATCCGATAAGATTCAACCAAATCTAAACAGAACATAACACAAACcttctatttcttttcctCGAATTCGGAAGgatttcaaattaaatctcACCTAATTCCAAATTTCCCCAATTTTGAAGTTGATTAAACTAAAGAAACCAAAacgaacaaacaaaagaaaaaacatagaTCCGGACAGACCTTAAGAATGAGCAAGAGATGGATAAAGGGCCACGGCAGAAGGTGGGGGTGACTTGCCTTCGAACGACGGCGGAAACAAGAGAAAAGAGGACGGGGCTGCAGCAAGAAGGGTTTGATTCAGCTCCCAGCTGTGTTGCTCGGCCGCTTTCCTTTTCCTCCGAAATATCCGGAAGCTgaatatatagagagagagaagagcgGTAAAAACCCTAGAGCACCTCATACGTGGACAGTGGGCTTCTTCACATTTGGGCCCAGGCCCAATAGAGTTTTGGATCTAAAACTGCAAATTAATACTTCAGGCCCTAAAGTTAGGCCCAATAACTATTTTGTctgtattatattttagaaaaacaatttcaattatttatttaaaatatcatcagtaattaagttaaaagaatattatatactcaaataatatattttcactTCAAGAGTAGCTAATATAGTGAATTGATAATTTATCTAGGATTCGGATCGGGAGTTGGCATCTAATGGCTCTGACATTCCGTTGCATCATCTACGACGTGGTCACATTGTCCACTCCTCACTACTTAAGAGTGAGAACACAAATCATTTCAGCTCACTTTGTCATCAGTCACATCCATTAAGTAAGGCACGTTTAACAatgaagtttctatgattgagccatcGAAAAAGAACGTGCATGTTGCTGATATAGGTAGTaacataattcttttaaattttttcttagcTATCCTATCCTTAGGATTTGTCTCATTCGGATGTTGTTTCAATTCATTAATGTATCTCTCTTGTACTAGAATGTCACAAATAGTGCCACATGTTCACGTTCAAATGCACCCATCACCATTCTCCCATCATTTATGGTGGACTTTTGAACTTGGAGATTCATACGACTGTCATTATTGCTTTTTGGCCCATTAagtatcgttgtcagtcttatagttttaaaacactggggagtttcattctcttctccactcgatgtgggatctaacaatccacccctgtTGGGGGCCTAGTGTCTTCGtaggcacaccgcctcatgtctagctctaataccacttgtaacGTCTCAAGCCTACTGccagtaaatattgtctgttttgccCATTATGTATGGTGGTTATCAACCTCACAACTTTAGAACGCATCTATTATGGAAATGTctctacacccttgtaaggaatgctttgttcccctctccaaccgatctgagatctcacacccaagcttgtccgctttagcctcTACGTAATTCCGTCAGCCTCACCgatttaaaatacgtctgttaatgagagattttcacacacctctccgaccgatgtgggatctcacacccaAGCCTATTGCTACCAAATATTGTCAgttttggctcattacatATACTTATCAACCTAGCAGTTTTAATGGGCCTAGAGATTTCCTCACCCTTATACTCTTTGTCCCAAATTTAgtcattgaaattttttattttatatttattaaaaatttaaactttcaaaatatatatatatataacatattcttaaactttcaaatttaatacgcccttaaaattaataaaagagtCGAATAAATCTCTGAACATTTGTCTTCAAAGATGTTTAGCTTagaataagtttttttttttttttttttttttttttttttttttttttttttttttttttttttttttttttNAATTGTGATTAacctttaataaaatattttaaaaaatacatatccatgatttatttcaattacaatattttaaataattttgaatactttcataaatataattataatatagaaATTATTTGGGAGaataaaggttttttttttaattattttattatttattttttgatggtcagaaattagaattattttgtgatttaattttaattatagattTATGGATTAAGGCTCAAGATTAATCTTGGAAATATGCCGTTATATTAGTTTGTCAATATATTTAAGATGATTTTCATTTCCtgtttttttgaagttttcatatatttgaacggtgagattccacgtcggttagagagaATAACGAaaataacgaaacattcttataaggtgtgaaaacctctttctaatagacacattttaaaaccatgaggttgacgatGATATATAAccggccaaaacggacaatatctactagcagtgggcttggggttgttacaaatggtattaggcacaagcgatgtgctagcgaagacgctggccccaagagggtggattgtgaggactcacattggtttgagagggaaaccaaacatttcttataatagtatagaaacctctccaaTCATGAGGATGACGACGATATATAACAGATAAAATCGACTAGTAGTgaacttggactgttacatgaACTCAATTCAACCTTAACCGGAGATTCAGTTGAATTGATTAAGTTTTTTCGGTCACTAAATCACTCAGAACACTACTAGTTCGATCTCGACCACCCAAAAGTTATTTCAAACCCAAATAAACTCAGTATAAATTACTCAAAATtcactatattatattaaaaataatattatgatCACAAAAGAAATGTGACAAGAAAAATCCACGtcacattattttaaaaaaaaatggagaaattaaAACGTAATATCGAATTTACAGTAGAGCACTGAAACCTGGCATCTCAGTTTGCGTTGAAGAAGATTCATGCAAAAAGCTTTGGAACATTTCCGCAAAACTCGCATCAAAGTTCTGCATAACCAAATCCTCCGGCGGAGCCACCGACGACTGATACGCCGCCGTTTCAATCTTTCCCGCCACAAGCCGATGATCACAATCAGTTAAATCGTCATCGCCGAGGAGTTGATAATCAAGGAACGCCGACGCCGATGTCGACGATTGGAGATTATTCCGATCACTGGAGGCAGCGGCGGCAATCAATTCCATGAACCTCTCGGCGTCGGAATCCAAGCCAGTGAGTTTCTGGACGAGAGATCGGAACCTGGAGGCGCTGGTTTTCACCTTCATCGGATTCGAAATGTACACGACTTTGAAATCGGCGGCGGCCGATTTCCTAGATCGGCGCTTCGACTGCTTCTTGGCGGTAAGATCCATCAGATTCCGAGTTCTGTGAACGATTTTAGAGTGGAAGGATGGAAGTGTGAGGCGGTGATTTATATAAGAAGTACGGAGGCGAGGAGAAATTTTCTCGGGAAACAAACAAAGGCGGTTTCCGGGAAAATGTTAGGGTTGGAAAATTTGGgggaaaaatgagaaaagggaaaatccccaatgaaaatgaaacacaCAGAAACCCAATAGAAGCTTCTTTCCACATGTCCCTAAATCACccctaatatatatatagtaaatataaaataaataaataatttcttaaattaatttaattaaaattaattattaatttagttccGCTAATTGACATGTATTATTAATcgatcaaaatttttaatattatttagggtaaattaaattaataaataatgataattttctgagcttaattaattaattaatgagtAAAATATTGGAATAGCTGATAAACTcgaacatttattttttagaaaataaaaaaataataataaagaattaaGCCACGTGCGCAGCCATGTCTGACTTGGAATTCTAGGTTTCGGATTCTGAGAACACCGTGAATACGTGTCCCCCAATCCATGGCTGACGTGTAAAACTACCGTTTGGGACCATTGGCTTTTCGAGGAAAGAGtataaatctaattttaatttatttcacttttatttttttttcaaaattaaattaatttaaaaaattattcatataatttatgtaataatatttagatatattgatttaaaggtattattttttttttatcatttataaaaaaaaaagtcaaaatttattttaattattttaattttgaacttgGAAATTGATACGAttgttgaatatttttaaagggttttttaaaatatttttaaaagtaagtatttttatgttttaaaaaaaattaaaaattataattaacatttttttttcttattttagtatatattCATCTAATATTCCTTTCAACTCatctaatataaaaataaatatattcgaAGTCACGTTATacatgttgaaaaataaaaaaatataatattaaaaaaatatttttatttaacttgaGGGctaaatataaactttttgacgaatttagaataaaattagataaatttaCAAAGactgaaattaaattaaaaagcattaataaaataattaatttacaaacttgttttttttattatttaaaaattctacTTATTTAccaacattaataattaaaatttcataaaatttaaatattaaatatttaccgATCACAATGCATCACTAACATTAgttacaaacgttaaatattcttaattttttttttttttttgaagtatggTAAGGTTAGTCGGGTTGAcccgataaaaaaaatgtcaattgaaaaatcaaactgaattttcgattttccgataattcaacctaacccaacttttataatttggaTTAGATAGTCTGAGTTGGTCGGATTATCAGTCCgactaatttataattaacttataatttataaaattttgatatttgacCTTTGAAATCATACGTGTGTGGCTCATCATTGAGATAATCaccatcaaattttatttatttatttattattattatttaaaaaataaagtattggACTTGATCAtcctttctatttttgtttattgatgACCTGTTCACTTTTAATAAAGTTTGTAGGAAAATAAGtcaaaagtatataataatttggtttattttatataacactatagttttataataatgatCCACATTACATCAATTTGACCgtttgaaaatatatacttatattatatgcttaaaagtattaaataaagtataatAGTTGTTTTAAAAGCtaaagttataaattttttatttaataataatacatgTGACTATGCATTCaaaaatcttttattaaaCTATAACGAACGTGAGGACCAAACTCTTTGAATTTAGActgtgacactcgagtaaaaaAGGTATATAAATGAACCGAACCTACATTGAGCAATTTCTATGTTGGGTGGTCTCGtgagatgcatgtgagtgaagacaaaatatgttaaaatgaCCTGTGTTGGTATGTGGacatagtcttcactcttggAAGCGAGAAGTAGGTAATGTGACCATGTTGTAGGAGATGTTGGGGTCATCAGGTATCAAATTCGGATTCTGAATTCTGATCCAAATCATGAGCGTGAGTCATTATATATAGACGAGGCACCCACAGTTGAAGAAGGTAGTTTTGAAGAGGCTTACATGTAGATCACAAAAACCCTCGTAGTACAACCAAATGACGTCGAACAAACCCTTGTGGATACCGATTCGTCGGGGAAAAACAATTGCTACCTTATCTTCGCTAGAGAGGATTGTTTCGACCATCGTGGAATCGTTGGACACTGACTTGATCGTTGCCATTTGTGGTGTCAATGGAAAGTAGCTATTGAAAATTTGCGTCGATGTTTGTGGTGTCAATGTGAAGATGTCGTCATGTCAACGCTCGCATGAGTGTTTGCTTGCATCGTCGAGTTCATGAGTTGCTCGAGTTGTCGGTGGAGGTGAAGTTGGTTGAGAGAAGAATAATCGAAATGAAATATGATCTATGTCATAATACTTGTATGACAATTTGtacttatctttattataatataatttattttataaatcacTCATAAATCAACTTGAATATAGTACAATTAGTGAAGTAATAAGATCCTCGATGACAAAGATCTAAATCTCGACCTTACATGttattaaactattaaaaaaaattaatatctatattattaaatattatttaaaaaaaaaaaacttctagaaaggaaaaagaaaatactttcAAAATAC is drawn from Cucurbita pepo subsp. pepo cultivar mu-cu-16 chromosome LG09, ASM280686v2, whole genome shotgun sequence and contains these coding sequences:
- the LOC111802700 gene encoding transcription factor IIIA-like, whose amino-acid sequence is MESGKYKDDGDDMAKDRKSNICHECGAAFKKPAYLKQHMQSHSLERPYICTVDGCEVSYRRKDHLTRHLLQHQGMIFKCPMENCSREFAYLSCLNRHLKVFHEGDTPEVECQKRFVCPEDGCGKEFRYASQLQKHEDSHAKLDSIEACCSELGCMKTFTNKQCLKAHMQSCHQYIECEICGEKKLRKNIKQHLRQKHESDGPQTTIRCTYEGCSNVFSTSSNLRQHVKVVHLGRKPFACCFPGCGMRFGYKHVRDNHEKSGQHVYTDGDFEVADERFRSKPRGGRKRVCPTVEMLIRKRVTPPTELNFMMDDDC
- the LOC111802297 gene encoding sigma factor binding protein 1, chloroplastic-like, producing MDLTAKKQSKRRSRKSAAADFKVVYISNPMKVKTSASRFRSLVQKLTGLDSDAERFMELIAAAASSDRNNLQSSTSASAFLDYQLLGDDDLTDCDHRLVAGKIETAAYQSSVAPPEDLVMQNFDASFAEMFQSFLHESSSTQTEMPGFSALL